The following are encoded together in the Kineosporiaceae bacterium genome:
- a CDS encoding SDR family NAD(P)-dependent oxidoreductase — translation MNAPGSRQVAIVGMAAIMPDAPDAEAFWGNITGGRYSISDVPPERWDPELYYDPDHHAPDKTYSKIGGWVREFPWDPIAWKLPVPPMVAKQMDEGQRWTISAARAALVDAGWPAWDIDSDKVAVVLGNAIGGEKHYRSSMRIEMPEFLRALTNSPAFAALDGATRERVLAEASTSYLANFTEITEDTMPGELSNVLAGRVANLFNFRGPNFTTDAACASGLAATWAAVDGLIEGHYDAVITGGVDRNMSVSAFVKFCKIGALSADGTRPFDAGANGFVMGEGAALFVLQRLEDAEKAGRRIYAVLTGLAGSSDGKGKGITAPNPVGQKLALQRAWAMAGADPASAGAIEAHGTSTSVGDAAELSSLTAIFGAAGVAPGSIALGSVKSNIGHLKAAAGTAGLFKMVRSLHEKVLAPSLNFNVPNPNVDWAATPFRVNTELRDWPAPANGDVRRGGVSAFGFGGTNFHAVVEEYSPGRYSHEPRVFAAAAVPAAPATAVVTAAAKPARPPLRGALVIGGADDASIVAQVREHLAQAKAGTGVAAAPPVAPDPTLASAAVRVAIDYADAKDLAGKLAKTLTAFETAASKGAAAATALWRMLRSQGVFVGRGPAPKVAFLYTGQGSQYANMLSELRAAEPVVAQTFDRADAVMTPLLGRPLSSYIFIDGADPAAVKQLENQLRQTEITQPAVLATDLSLQALLAEYGIVPDMVMGHSLGEYGALVAAGSLTFEAALEAVSARGREMASLEVPDKGAMAAVFGPLTEIQRIVDETSATGGYVVVANINSTSQAVVGGSTAGVEQAVEKFAAAGINAIRIPVSHAFHTSIVAPASEPLVGQLRRLNVQPPSMPLVANVTGDFYPANATVDDMLDMLGKQVASPVQFVKGLDTLYRAGARVFVEVGPKKALHGFAEDVLSSTYDDVLALFTNHPKLGDAASVNQALCGLWANGLGLAAPAPAPSSGHAASPSSVPAASGTLVPAERNVTLHSPDERDVTSRPGAGDPVAITGAALGLPGVPRVFDDENVARILAGQQFIEAVPHRVRQRMVDMRITRLVKSEIGGPSFETITDEAEVIKLAGQYAPVDVVAEFGVDAARDEALDDATRLAIGAGLDALRDAGIPLVMRYKQTTLGTKLPEKWALPDSMRDDTGVIFASAFPGYNNFAKDLEEYFTSRGHREQLLALEAVRARMTGTEAAAVEVDRRIGELRHELETHPYSFDRRFIFRALAMGHSQFAELIGARGPNTQINAACASTTQAVSLAEDWIRTGRARRVIIVSADVATAEHLMPWITSGFLASGAAATDDIVADAATPFDRRRHGMIVGMGAASLVIESADAAAERGIAPICEVLAAITANSAFHGTRLDVEHIGGIMESLVRQAEARGIARAEIASSTMFVSHETYTPARGGSAAAEINALRRVFGPQADQIVITNTKGFTGHAMGAGIEDVVAVKALETGVVPPVPNFREVDPGLGSLNLSVGGSYDVRYALRLAAGFGSQIAMTLSRWIAPPTGRRPLPNDLGYQHRIVDTAAFHRWLDGAAGHSGAELEVNLRRLRVVDAGVPTAAPAAVAAMPAATVTPVPVPAAAAAPVTAAAAAPVTAAAAAPAAPAPVEDPVTTTVVGIVAELTGYPAELLDLDLDLEADLGVDTVKQAEVFAAVREHFDVERDPNLRLRDFPTLTHVIGWVRDKTGIQPAAAPAMAPAVAAPAAVAAPVVATPAAEPAQDPVLVTVTAIVAELTGYPPELLDPDLDLEADLGVDTVKQAEVFAAVREHFDVERDPNLQLRDFPTLAAVVGWVRSKKPELAAAVAVPVAAAPVVAPVTVAAAAAPAPAPAPDSVLVAVTAIVAELTGYPPELLDPDLDLEADLGVDTVKQAEVFAAVREHYDVERDPNLQLRDFPTLAAVVGWVRSKKPDLAVVPAAVPVVASAPVATTPDPVAPVVQTGQDPVLAAVTAIVAELTGYPPELLDPDLDLEADLGVDTVKQAEVFAAVREHYDVERDPNLQLRDFPTLASVVGWVHSKKPELAAQAAAVVAAVPVPAAPVQPAASAEPAADGGDEVASVVVGIVAELTGYPPELLDLDLDLEADLGVDTVKQAEVFAAVREHYGVERDPNLQLRDFPTLNLVIGWVREKTGIQPNVAASVAAPAVAEAVPAVDASSPGSSGDEVESVVVGIVAELTGYPPELLDLDLDLEADLGVDTVKQAEVFAAVREHYGVERDPNLQLRDFPTLNLVIGWVREKTGIQPASATQSVPEVAESSIPDGRDVTSHSSGERDVTSRSVGSGLVRGDLGAIDGLPRRVPVAVLRPALSLCAPTGIALGEGSRVVVMLDEGGVGDSLAKRLRKLGVEVLTLEAGTATDDLLTRLGEWTTDASINGVFWLAGLDDEGALDGLDFGTWREALRRRVKALYATIRALYDSTPFLITATRLGGFHGYEPGGATSPLGGAVNGFAKAYQRECPAAVVKAVDLPASRKTAAIADVLIDEALRDGGCVEIGRPDVEHRGPARIGIALETVPFTPLGADGSPLGEGGTPLTGDSVVVVTGAAGSIVSAITADLAAASGATFHLLDLTPTPDAADPDLQTFATDKDALKPVIAARLKEAGERPTPVAIEKELARIERRAAALAAVQAVEAAGGRVRYHSVNLTDADAVVSVMRAVQAESGRVDLLLHAAGLEISRTMPDKQPAEFDLVFDVKADGWYSLVHAVPDLPIGASVVFSSVAGRFGNSGQPDYAAANNLLCAISSSLRRTRPGMRAIALDWTAWGGIGMATRGSIPKIMEMAGVQMLPPEAGVAWIRRELASSGFAGEVVVAGRLGQMAAAPDRGGNTTGLDADAVVGQGISGIAPVTGEVSVDVNDGVVVTTMLDPAVQPFLYDHRIEGIPVLPGVMGMESFAEAALAGARLAGLEVGGDSGYRVAEITDVRFLAPCKFYRDEPRAIRVSVVLDPVSAPDAGDGQDLVARCVLTAERTLAGSSTPRVDVHFTGTVRLTRAPWREEYEEVPASMHAEQNGVAAGQAIGRDLVYRLYFHGPAYQVVDVAARAGDGTAARMANPLPDNHVPDSQQTVTGPRLTELCFQTAGLFQAAGTGELALPNAVGAMHLVRDPNHVDATGLHAVLRAREGDGPPVFDGHVADGQGRVVLRLSGYRTIALPAPMPHEVRDPLRAVLIG, via the coding sequence ATGAATGCCCCGGGGAGTCGACAGGTCGCCATCGTCGGAATGGCGGCGATCATGCCGGATGCCCCGGACGCCGAGGCGTTCTGGGGCAACATCACCGGTGGCCGGTACTCGATCAGTGACGTCCCGCCGGAGCGCTGGGATCCCGAGCTCTACTACGACCCCGATCACCACGCGCCCGACAAGACCTACTCCAAGATCGGCGGCTGGGTTCGGGAGTTCCCGTGGGACCCGATCGCCTGGAAGCTGCCGGTGCCGCCGATGGTGGCCAAGCAGATGGACGAGGGCCAGCGCTGGACGATCAGTGCGGCCCGCGCCGCCCTGGTCGATGCCGGCTGGCCGGCCTGGGACATCGACTCCGACAAGGTCGCGGTGGTGCTGGGCAACGCCATCGGCGGCGAGAAGCACTATCGCTCGAGCATGCGTATCGAGATGCCCGAGTTCCTGCGGGCGCTGACGAACTCACCCGCCTTCGCCGCGCTCGACGGTGCCACTCGGGAACGCGTTCTGGCCGAGGCCAGTACGAGCTACCTGGCCAACTTCACCGAGATCACCGAGGACACCATGCCCGGTGAGCTGTCCAACGTGCTCGCCGGTCGGGTGGCCAACCTCTTCAACTTCCGCGGGCCGAACTTCACCACCGATGCGGCCTGCGCCTCCGGGCTGGCGGCCACCTGGGCAGCGGTCGACGGGCTGATCGAAGGCCACTACGACGCCGTGATCACCGGCGGCGTCGACCGCAACATGAGCGTGTCCGCGTTCGTGAAGTTCTGCAAGATCGGTGCGCTCTCGGCCGACGGCACCCGTCCGTTCGACGCCGGGGCCAACGGCTTCGTGATGGGCGAGGGCGCAGCCCTGTTCGTGCTGCAGCGCCTCGAGGACGCCGAGAAGGCGGGCCGGCGGATCTACGCCGTGCTCACCGGTCTGGCCGGATCCAGCGACGGCAAGGGCAAGGGGATCACTGCGCCCAACCCCGTGGGCCAGAAGCTCGCCCTGCAGCGGGCGTGGGCGATGGCCGGCGCCGACCCGGCCTCGGCCGGGGCGATCGAGGCGCACGGCACCTCCACCAGCGTCGGCGACGCCGCCGAACTGTCCAGCCTCACCGCGATCTTCGGCGCGGCCGGTGTCGCACCCGGGTCGATCGCTCTCGGCTCGGTGAAGTCGAACATCGGCCACCTCAAGGCCGCTGCCGGTACCGCAGGCCTGTTCAAGATGGTGCGCAGCCTGCACGAGAAGGTGCTGGCGCCGTCCCTGAACTTCAACGTCCCCAACCCCAACGTCGATTGGGCGGCCACCCCGTTCCGGGTGAACACCGAACTGCGCGACTGGCCGGCGCCGGCCAACGGTGATGTGCGCCGTGGTGGGGTGAGCGCTTTCGGGTTCGGCGGCACCAACTTCCACGCCGTGGTCGAGGAGTACTCGCCCGGTCGGTACTCGCACGAGCCGCGGGTGTTCGCCGCGGCGGCGGTGCCTGCGGCTCCGGCAACCGCTGTCGTGACCGCGGCAGCCAAGCCCGCTCGCCCGCCGTTGCGCGGTGCCCTGGTGATCGGTGGCGCGGACGACGCGTCGATCGTCGCCCAGGTACGGGAGCACCTGGCCCAGGCCAAGGCCGGAACCGGGGTGGCGGCCGCGCCTCCCGTGGCGCCGGACCCCACCCTGGCGAGTGCCGCCGTCCGGGTGGCGATCGACTACGCCGATGCCAAGGATCTGGCCGGCAAGCTCGCCAAGACCCTGACCGCGTTCGAGACCGCGGCGAGCAAGGGCGCGGCGGCCGCGACAGCGTTGTGGCGCATGCTGCGTTCGCAGGGCGTGTTCGTCGGGCGTGGCCCAGCGCCCAAGGTGGCCTTCCTGTACACCGGCCAGGGGTCGCAGTACGCCAACATGCTCAGTGAGTTGCGGGCGGCGGAGCCCGTTGTGGCGCAGACCTTCGATCGTGCCGACGCGGTGATGACCCCGTTGCTCGGGCGACCCCTGTCGTCCTACATCTTCATCGACGGCGCCGACCCGGCAGCGGTCAAACAGCTCGAGAACCAGTTGCGCCAGACCGAGATCACCCAGCCGGCCGTGCTGGCCACCGACCTGTCACTGCAGGCGCTGCTCGCCGAGTACGGCATCGTGCCCGACATGGTGATGGGCCACAGCCTGGGCGAGTACGGCGCCCTCGTCGCCGCCGGCAGCCTGACCTTCGAGGCCGCGCTCGAGGCGGTCAGCGCCCGTGGGCGCGAGATGGCCAGCCTCGAGGTTCCCGACAAGGGCGCCATGGCCGCGGTGTTCGGCCCGCTGACCGAGATTCAGCGGATCGTCGACGAGACCAGCGCCACGGGTGGCTACGTCGTGGTGGCGAACATCAACAGCACCAGTCAGGCCGTGGTCGGTGGTTCGACGGCGGGGGTGGAGCAGGCGGTGGAGAAGTTCGCCGCGGCCGGGATCAATGCGATCCGGATCCCGGTGAGCCACGCCTTCCACACCTCGATCGTGGCCCCGGCCAGTGAGCCGCTGGTCGGCCAGCTGCGTCGCCTGAACGTGCAGCCGCCCTCGATGCCGTTGGTGGCCAATGTGACCGGTGACTTCTACCCGGCGAACGCCACCGTCGACGACATGCTCGACATGTTGGGCAAGCAGGTCGCCTCTCCGGTGCAGTTCGTCAAGGGGCTCGACACGCTGTACCGAGCCGGAGCCCGGGTGTTCGTCGAGGTCGGTCCCAAGAAGGCACTGCACGGGTTCGCCGAGGACGTGCTCAGCTCGACCTACGACGACGTCCTGGCCCTGTTCACCAACCACCCCAAGCTCGGCGACGCCGCCTCGGTGAACCAGGCGCTGTGTGGTCTGTGGGCCAACGGTCTCGGACTCGCGGCCCCTGCTCCCGCACCGTCGTCCGGGCACGCTGCGTCACCCTCGTCGGTGCCCGCGGCGTCCGGAACGCTCGTCCCCGCCGAGCGCAATGTCACGTTGCACTCGCCAGACGAGCGTGACGTGACATCGCGCCCGGGGGCGGGGGATCCGGTGGCGATCACGGGGGCGGCGCTGGGGCTGCCGGGTGTGCCGCGGGTGTTCGATGATGAGAATGTGGCCCGGATCTTGGCGGGTCAGCAGTTCATCGAGGCGGTGCCGCACCGGGTGCGGCAGCGCATGGTCGACATGCGGATCACCCGGCTGGTCAAGAGCGAGATCGGTGGTCCGAGCTTCGAGACCATCACCGATGAGGCCGAGGTCATCAAGCTGGCGGGCCAGTACGCGCCGGTCGACGTGGTGGCCGAGTTCGGGGTGGACGCCGCGCGCGACGAGGCCCTGGACGACGCCACTCGGCTGGCCATCGGGGCCGGGCTCGACGCCCTGCGCGATGCGGGCATCCCGCTCGTGATGCGGTACAAGCAGACCACTCTGGGCACCAAGCTGCCGGAGAAGTGGGCGCTGCCGGACTCCATGCGTGACGACACCGGGGTGATCTTTGCCTCGGCCTTCCCCGGGTACAACAACTTCGCCAAGGACCTGGAGGAGTACTTCACCTCACGGGGCCACCGCGAGCAGCTCCTGGCGCTCGAAGCGGTGCGGGCCCGGATGACCGGTACCGAGGCCGCCGCGGTCGAGGTCGACCGGCGGATCGGCGAGCTGCGCCACGAGCTCGAGACGCACCCCTACAGCTTCGACCGGCGGTTCATCTTCCGGGCGCTGGCGATGGGCCATTCCCAGTTCGCCGAGCTGATCGGCGCCCGCGGGCCGAACACCCAGATCAACGCCGCCTGCGCCAGCACCACCCAGGCCGTCTCGCTGGCCGAGGACTGGATTCGCACCGGGCGTGCCCGTCGGGTGATCATCGTGTCGGCCGATGTGGCCACGGCAGAGCACCTGATGCCGTGGATCACCAGCGGATTCCTGGCCTCCGGAGCGGCGGCCACGGACGACATCGTGGCCGATGCGGCCACGCCGTTCGACCGCCGTCGGCACGGCATGATCGTCGGGATGGGCGCCGCCTCTTTGGTGATCGAGAGCGCGGATGCTGCCGCTGAGCGGGGTATCGCCCCGATCTGCGAGGTGCTGGCTGCCATCACGGCCAACAGTGCCTTCCACGGCACCCGACTGGACGTCGAACACATCGGCGGCATCATGGAATCCCTGGTGCGCCAAGCGGAAGCGCGCGGCATCGCCCGCGCAGAGATCGCGTCGTCCACCATGTTCGTCTCGCACGAGACCTACACCCCGGCTCGCGGGGGCAGCGCCGCGGCGGAGATCAACGCGCTGCGCCGGGTGTTCGGCCCGCAGGCCGACCAGATCGTGATCACCAACACCAAGGGGTTCACCGGTCACGCCATGGGTGCCGGCATCGAGGATGTGGTGGCGGTCAAGGCCTTGGAGACCGGCGTCGTGCCCCCGGTGCCGAACTTCCGCGAGGTCGACCCCGGTCTGGGCTCGTTGAACCTGTCCGTCGGTGGCAGCTACGACGTGCGCTATGCGCTACGCCTGGCGGCCGGGTTCGGCTCCCAGATCGCCATGACCCTCTCACGCTGGATCGCGCCGCCGACCGGACGGCGTCCCCTGCCCAACGATCTGGGCTACCAGCACCGGATCGTCGACACGGCGGCCTTCCACCGCTGGCTGGACGGTGCCGCGGGGCACTCGGGTGCTGAGCTCGAGGTGAACCTGCGCCGGTTGCGCGTCGTGGACGCCGGGGTGCCGACGGCTGCTCCCGCTGCCGTTGCAGCGATGCCGGCCGCCACCGTGACCCCCGTGCCGGTACCTGCTGCCGCCGCCGCGCCGGTGACTGCCGCCGCCGCCGCGCCGGTGACTGCCGCCGCCGCCGCGCCTGCCGCGCCGGCACCGGTCGAGGATCCCGTCACCACCACGGTGGTCGGCATCGTCGCCGAACTGACCGGCTACCCCGCCGAGCTGCTGGATCTCGATTTGGATCTGGAGGCGGATCTGGGGGTGGACACGGTCAAGCAGGCCGAGGTGTTCGCCGCGGTCCGGGAACACTTCGACGTCGAGCGCGACCCGAACCTGCGGCTGCGAGACTTCCCGACGCTGACTCATGTCATCGGGTGGGTACGCGACAAGACCGGCATCCAGCCGGCGGCGGCACCCGCCATGGCGCCTGCCGTCGCCGCACCCGCCGCGGTGGCGGCCCCGGTGGTCGCCACGCCCGCAGCGGAGCCTGCGCAGGACCCGGTGTTGGTGACGGTGACCGCGATCGTGGCTGAGCTGACGGGCTATCCGCCGGAGTTGCTCGATCCGGATCTGGATCTGGAGGCGGATCTGGGGGTGGACACGGTCAAGCAGGCCGAGGTGTTCGCCGCCGTCCGGGAGCACTTCGACGTCGAGCGTGACCCGAACCTGCAGTTGCGGGACTTCCCGACCCTGGCTGCTGTCGTCGGCTGGGTGCGCAGCAAGAAGCCCGAGTTGGCGGCCGCCGTTGCCGTGCCAGTGGCTGCAGCTCCGGTGGTTGCCCCGGTGACCGTGGCTGCCGCAGCGGCTCCTGCCCCGGCGCCCGCACCGGACTCGGTGCTGGTCGCGGTCACGGCGATCGTGGCGGAACTGACGGGTTACCCGCCGGAGTTGCTCGATCCGGATCTGGATCTGGAGGCGGATCTGGGGGTGGACACGGTCAAGCAGGCCGAGGTGTTCGCCGCGGTGCGCGAGCACTATGACGTCGAGCGTGATCCCAACCTGCAGTTGCGGGACTTCCCGACCCTGGCCGCCGTCGTCGGCTGGGTGCGCAGCAAGAAGCCCGACCTGGCCGTTGTGCCGGCTGCGGTTCCGGTGGTCGCGTCGGCGCCGGTTGCCACGACCCCGGACCCGGTTGCCCCGGTGGTTCAGACAGGTCAGGATCCGGTGCTCGCGGCGGTGACCGCGATCGTGGCGGAGCTGACGGGCTATCCGCCGGAGTTGCTCGATCCGGATCTGGATCTGGAGGCGGATCTGGGGGTGGACACGGTCAAGCAGGCCGAGGTGTTCGCCGCGGTCCGGGAGCACTACGACGTCGAGCGTGACCCGAACCTGCAGTTGCGCGACTTCCCGACGCTGGCCTCCGTCGTCGGCTGGGTGCACAGCAAGAAGCCTGAGTTGGCGGCCCAGGCGGCGGCCGTCGTTGCGGCAGTGCCGGTTCCCGCTGCACCAGTGCAGCCGGCTGCATCGGCTGAACCCGCAGCCGACGGTGGCGACGAGGTGGCGAGCGTCGTGGTCGGCATCGTGGCCGAGCTGACGGGCTATCCGCCGGAGTTGCTGGACCTCGATCTGGATCTGGAGGCGGATCTGGGGGTGGACACGGTCAAGCAGGCCGAGGTGTTCGCCGCCGTCCGGGAGCACTACGGCGTCGAGCGTGACCCGAACCTGCAGTTGCGTGACTTCCCGACGCTGAACCTGGTGATCGGCTGGGTCCGAGAGAAGACCGGCATCCAGCCGAACGTCGCCGCGTCGGTCGCCGCACCCGCTGTGGCCGAGGCGGTTCCCGCGGTGGACGCCTCGAGTCCCGGCTCGTCCGGCGACGAGGTGGAGAGCGTCGTGGTCGGCATCGTGGCCGAGCTGACGGGCTATCCGCCGGAGTTGTTGGACCTCGATCTGGATCTGGAGGCGGATCTGGGGGTGGACACGGTCAAGCAGGCCGAGGTGTTCGCCGCCGTCCGGGAGCACTACGGCGTCGAGCGTGACCCGAACCTGCAGTTGCGTGACTTCCCGACGCTGAACCTGGTGATCGGCTGGGTCCGAGAGAAGACCGGCATCCAGCCGGCTTCGGCGACGCAGAGTGTCCCCGAGGTAGCCGAGAGCTCGATCCCGGATGGGCGCGATGTCACATCGCACTCGTCTGGCGAGCGTGATGTGACATCGCGCTCGGTGGGCAGTGGGCTCGTACGAGGCGACCTCGGGGCCATCGATGGGTTGCCGCGGCGGGTTCCGGTGGCAGTGCTCCGGCCGGCGTTGAGCCTGTGTGCGCCGACCGGGATCGCCCTCGGTGAGGGGAGTCGCGTCGTCGTCATGCTCGACGAGGGTGGCGTCGGGGACTCCCTGGCGAAACGGCTGCGCAAGCTGGGCGTCGAGGTGCTCACCCTCGAGGCCGGAACCGCCACGGACGACCTGCTGACCCGGCTCGGCGAGTGGACGACCGACGCCTCGATCAACGGGGTGTTCTGGCTCGCCGGCCTGGACGACGAAGGCGCGCTCGACGGTCTGGACTTCGGCACGTGGCGAGAAGCGCTGCGCCGCAGGGTGAAGGCGCTCTACGCCACGATCCGGGCGCTCTACGACAGCACGCCCTTCCTGATCACGGCCACCCGCCTCGGCGGGTTCCACGGCTACGAGCCCGGCGGGGCGACGTCCCCGCTCGGCGGCGCGGTCAACGGGTTCGCCAAGGCCTATCAGCGCGAGTGCCCGGCGGCGGTGGTCAAGGCCGTCGACCTGCCGGCCAGTCGCAAGACGGCGGCGATCGCCGACGTCCTCATCGACGAGGCGCTGCGCGACGGTGGCTGCGTCGAGATCGGGCGCCCGGACGTCGAGCACCGCGGCCCGGCGCGAATCGGCATCGCGCTCGAGACGGTTCCATTCACCCCGCTGGGGGCGGACGGCAGCCCACTCGGCGAGGGCGGCACCCCGTTGACCGGCGACAGCGTCGTCGTGGTCACCGGGGCGGCCGGCAGCATCGTCTCGGCGATCACGGCCGATCTGGCCGCGGCGAGTGGGGCGACGTTCCACCTGCTCGACCTCACGCCCACACCGGATGCAGCCGACCCCGACCTGCAGACGTTCGCGACCGACAAGGACGCTCTCAAGCCGGTCATCGCGGCGCGGCTGAAGGAGGCCGGTGAGCGACCCACCCCGGTGGCGATCGAGAAGGAGTTGGCCCGCATCGAGCGCCGGGCCGCCGCGCTGGCCGCCGTTCAGGCGGTCGAAGCCGCGGGTGGCCGGGTGCGCTACCACAGCGTGAACCTGACCGACGCGGACGCCGTGGTGTCGGTGATGCGCGCCGTCCAGGCCGAATCGGGCCGGGTCGACCTGCTGCTGCACGCCGCCGGTCTCGAGATCAGCCGCACCATGCCCGACAAACAACCTGCCGAGTTCGACCTGGTCTTCGATGTGAAGGCCGATGGCTGGTACTCGCTGGTGCACGCTGTCCCGGATCTGCCGATCGGCGCCAGTGTGGTGTTCTCCTCGGTGGCCGGGCGGTTCGGCAACTCGGGTCAGCCCGACTACGCCGCGGCGAACAACCTGTTGTGCGCCATCAGTTCCAGCCTGCGCCGCACCCGACCGGGGATGCGTGCCATCGCGTTGGACTGGACGGCGTGGGGCGGTATCGGCATGGCCACGCGCGGCTCCATCCCCAAGATCATGGAGATGGCCGGGGTGCAGATGCTGCCGCCCGAGGCCGGCGTCGCCTGGATCCGGCGTGAACTCGCCTCGTCCGGATTCGCCGGCGAGGTCGTCGTGGCGGGTCGGTTGGGCCAGATGGCCGCGGCCCCCGATCGTGGCGGCAACACCACCGGCCTGGATGCCGACGCCGTTGTCGGCCAAGGGATCTCGGGCATCGCACCGGTGACCGGTGAGGTGAGTGTCGATGTCAACGACGGCGTCGTGGTCACCACGATGCTCGACCCGGCGGTGCAGCCGTTCCTGTACGACCACCGGATCGAGGGCATTCCGGTGCTGCCCGGGGTGATGGGCATGGAGTCCTTCGCCGAGGCCGCGTTGGCCGGAGCACGTCTCGCCGGGCTCGAGGTGGGCGGCGATTCCGGGTATCGGGTCGCTGAGATCACCGACGTGCGTTTCCTCGCGCCGTGCAAGTTCTATCGGGACGAACCCCGCGCCATCCGGGTCAGCGTCGTACTCGACCCGGTGTCGGCGCCCGATGCCGGCGACGGCCAGGATCTGGTGGCCCGCTGTGTGCTGACCGCCGAACGAACCCTGGCCGGCAGTTCGACGCCGCGTGTCGACGTCCACTTCACCGGCACGGTGCGCTTGACCCGCGCGCCGTGGCGTGAGGAGTACGAGGAGGTCCCTGCCTCGATGCACGCCGAACAGAACGGCGTCGCAGCCGGACAGGCGATCGGACGGGACCTGGTGTACCGGCTGTACTTCCACGGGCCGGCGTACCAGGTGGTGGACGTCGCGGCCCGTGCCGGGGACGGGACGGCCGCCCGCATGGCGAACCCGTTGCCGGACAACCACGTTCCGGACAGCCAGCAGACGGTCACCGGCCCACGGCTCACCGAGCTGTGCTTCCAGACCGCGGGCCTGTTCCAGGCTGCGGGCACCGGCGAGTTGGCGCTGCCCAACGCCGTCGGGGCGATGCACCTGGTGCGTGACCCCAACCATGTCGATGCCACCGGTCTGCACGCGGTGCTCCGGGCACGGGAAGGCGACGGCCCCCCGGTGTTCGACGGGCACGTAGCCGATGGGCAGGGGCGGGTGGTGTTGCGGCTCAGTGGTTACCGCACCATCGCTCTTCCCGCGCCGATGCCGCACGAGGTGCGCGACCCGCTGCGCGCCGTCCTGATCGGCTGA